NNNNNNNNNNNNNNNNNNNNNNNNNNNNNNNNNNNNNNNNNNNNNNNNNNNNNNNNNNNNNNNNNNNNNNNNNNNNNNNNNNNNNNNNNNNNNNNNNNNNNNNNNNNNNNNNNNNNNNNNNNNNNNNNNNNNNNNNNNNNNNNNNNNNNNNNNNNNNNNNNNNNNNNNNNNNNNNNNNNNNNNNNNNNNNNNNNNNNNNNNNNNNNNNNNNNNNNNNNNNNNNNNNNNNNNNNNNNNNNNNNNNNNNNNNNNNNNNNNNNNNNNNNNNNNNNNNNNNNNNNNNNNNNNNNNNNNNNNNNNNNNNNNNNNNNNNNNNNNNNNNNNNNNNNNNNNNNNNNNNNNNNNNNNNNNNNNNNNNNNNNNNNNNNNNNNNNNNNNNNNNNNNNNNNNNNNNNNNNNNNNNNNNNNNNNNNNNNNNNNNNNNNNNNNNNNNNNNNNNNNNNNNNNNNNNNNNNNNNNNNNNNNNNNNNNNNNNNNNNNNNNNNNNNNNNNNNNNNNNNNNNNNNNNNNNNNNNNNNNNNNNNNNNNNNNNNNNNNNNNNNNNNNNNNNNNNNNNNNNNNNNNNNNNNNNNNNNNNNNNNNNNNNNNNNNNNNNNNNNNNNNNNNNNNNNNNNNNNNNNNNNNNNNNNNNNNNNNNNNNNNNNNNNNNNNNNNNNNNNNNNNNNNNNNNNNNNNNNNNNNNNNNNNNNNNNNNNNNNNNNNNNNNNNNNNNNNNNNNNNNNNNNNNNNNNNNNNNNNNNNNNNNNNNNNNNNNNNNNNNNNNNNNNNNNNNNNNNNNNNNNNNNNNNNNNNNNNNNNNNNNNNNNNNNNNNNNNNNNNNNNNNNNNNNNNNNNNNNNNNNNNNNNNNNNNNNNNNNNNNNNNNNNNNNNNNNNNNNNNNNNNNNNNNNNNNNNNNNNNNNNNNNNNNNNNNNNNNNNNNNNNNNNNNNNNNNNNNNNNNNNNNNNNNNNNNNNNNNNNNNNNNNNNNNNNNNNNNNNNNNNNNNNNNNNNNNNNNNNNNNNNNNNNNNNNNNNNNNNNNNNNNNNNNNNNNNNNNNNNNNNNNNNNNNNNNNNNNNNNNNNNNNNNNNNNNNNNNNNNNNNNNNNNNNNNNNNNNNNNNNNNNNNNNNNNNNNNNNNNNNNNNNNNNNNNNNNNNNNNNNNNNNNNNNNNNNNNNNNNNNNNNNNNNNNNNNNNNNNNNNNNNNNNNNNNNNNNNNNNNNNNNNNNNNNNNNNNNNNNNNNNNNNNNNNNNNNNNNNNNNNNNNNNNNNNNNNNNNNNNNNNNNNNNNNNNNNNNNNNNNNNNNNNNNNNNNNNNNNNNNNNNNNNNNNNNNNNNNNNNNNNNNNNNNNNNNNNNNNNNNNNNNNNNNNNNNNNNNNNNNNNNNNNNNNNNNNNNNNNNNNNNNNNNNNNNNNNNNNNNNNNNNNNNNNNNNNNNNNNNNNNNNNNNNNNNNNNNNNNNNNNNNNNNNNNNNNNNNNNNNNNNNNNNNNNNNNNNNNNNNNNNNNNNNNNNNNNNNNNNNNNNNNNNNNNNNNNNNNNNNNNNNNNNNNNNNNNNNNNNNNNNNNNNNNNNNNNNNNNNNNNNNNNNNNNNNNNNNNNNNNNNNNNNNNNNNNNNNNNNNNNNNNNNNNNNNNNNNNNNNNNNNNNNNNNNNNNNNNNNNNNNNNNNNNNNNNNNNNNNNNNNNNNNNNNNNNNNNNNNNNNNNNNNNNNNNNNNNNNNNNNNNNNNNNNNNNNNNNNNNNNNNNNNNNNNNNNNNNNNNNNNNNNNNNNNNNNNNNNNNNNNNNNNNNNNNNNNNNNNNNNNNNNNNNNNNNNNNNNNNNNNNNNNNNNNNNNNNNNNNNNNNNNNNNNNNNNNNNNNNNNNNNNNNNNNNNNNNNNNNNNNNNNNNNNNNNNNNNNNNNNNNNNNNNNNNNNNNNNNNNNNNNNNNNNNNNNNNNNNNNNNNNNNNNNNNNNNNNNNNNNNNNNNNNNNNNNNNNNNNNNNNNNNNNNNNNNNNNNNNNNNNNNNNNNNNNNNNNNNNNNNNNNNNNNNNNNNNNNNNNNNNNNNNNNNNNNNNNNNNNNGTTACACCTCTCATCTTACTAACCAACACAAACACTGGCAATCCCTTTCATTGGCTAAGGTAGTGTTCTCCAAAATATACAACAAACGCCTCTCTCTCGCTCGTACACACATTACTAAACAACATTCTTAAGCAACACTGAAAGAACTAGTTGCACCTTCCACAAACTTCCTTGCTCCTTTAAACCACCTCTTGTCTCCCGCTTGTGCCTTGCAGATGTAAAGCTTTCCATCCTTCACAGTTGCTGTGATCAGCTGGTGCTTCCCACCCTCATCTCCATCTGCAGTTCTTGTCAACACAGACAAGTAGTAGTATGGTTGTCCTCCAACTTCCGACACCGAGCTCTCCAATACGTTCGCTGTTGCCACTGCGTCCGGGTCGAACCCACCCTAATCAATATCAAGATTTTAATGAGTTCGGGTCGTTTCGGTCCAGAATAATCACAATGAAACATGTAAAGATAGTTTCGTTTTTAGTTTTCACGAGACAGAACAGAAGGGGTTGAGGATTGTGTCGgaaaaacagaacagaacatgTTCCTGTTTATGTTTGTATTGGTTGTAATGTGAATGCATCATTTTTCAACTCTATAATGGGAAAATTACCTCAGAAGCAGTCTTTCCAAAGTAGGCTTGTTTTCCCAGCAAATAGTCAACCTGCAAAGCCCAAATTGAAGCATGTGAATTGACTCTTCTGTTCTAGTTTCAACCAAATCTGACATGAATAACATTAACATATTTCAACAGCCAACAACGTTTTCAAACGCAAAATtgattatgaaatattaaaatgatgtCTTCAAGTGATTTCCAAAGTAACAAACAGATTTCAACCATTTCGAGAGTGAcatcgttagtagatattgtccgctttggtctgttacgtatcgccatccgCCTCACGATCTTAAAAcgggggagaggtttccacacccttataagaaatgttttgtccccttctccaaccgaggtcAGATCTCGCAATCTACTCTCCTAGGGCCTAGAGtcatcgctggcacaccacccgatgtTTAGCTCTGATGCCATtggtaatagtccaagcccaccgctagcaggtattgtccactttggcccataGACGTGCTTTCAAATCGCGATGTTgtcaaataagacaatatctgctagcgatgggtttaggcggttacaaatggtatcagagccaattATAGGATGGTACGAGGCACtagtcggagtagggctagaccctctctatagcagatgcgttttaaaactgtgaagttGCAGTGATATGTAATGGCCTAAAACGAACAATACCTACTAGCGATAGACTTAAAAAAGAAGTCGATAGATAAGGGGACGGAGATTGTTACCTGGGCAAGGAATTCTTCTGGGGAGCCATAGTCTTTGATGGATTTCTTGTCGGTTGGGTTGATAATTACACTAAGATTGCTGTTGGCATCAAAGTTGTCTTCGTATCTAAGAACTTGGCCTGGGAATTCCCTTTCTTTGCTTGGATTCCACTTGGAAGGTATTGAAAGCTTGAATCCATCTCCATTGTATGGCAAGTAGTCTGTGTTGCTCTTTGGCTTTCCAAACACATTCGCTGCAATTTTAATATCAATCAAATATCATTCCAATCATCATACCAaccaaaagaaatcaagaacacgcttagaaaatgatcatcggtttataagtaaggaatatttctattggtacgaggccttttgggaagcttatgctcaaagtggacaatatcatggttggtataagagccatgcatttaacttagccatgtcaatagaattctcaaatgttgaacaaagaagttgtgagtctcgaaggtgtagtcaaaagtgactcacgtgtcaaacaaatggtgtactttattcgagggttttagagaaaggagtcgagtcttgattaaggggagactgtttaagggctccataggcctcagaaAAGGCTttatgatgtactttgttcgaggggaggattgagTTTCGAAtttatagtcaaaagtgacttacgtgtcgaacaaatggtgtactttgttcgagggctccagagaaaagagtcgagtctcgattaaggggaggctgtttgagggctccataggaGGCTCTATGTATTTGTtacgaggggaggattgttgaggattattgagagggagtcccacatcgactaatttaagaaatgatcatggcTTCTATTGGTATGGAGCCTTTTGAGAGAgtttaggctcaaagtggacaatatcatacgtAACACAAGATTTAGCACTAAAATTCCAAAACCATCCATCAAAATTCAGCTAAAACAGAGCAAACAAAACTGACAAATTACTGAAATGAATTACAGAAGatgtttattcaaattccctaaGTGGGTGAATCCAATTACCAGCTTCTCCATAAGCAGCATCAGCCGGAGAAACCTTGGAGCCAAGAGCAGCGGCGCCAATGAGGACAGTGAGAGCCAATCGGCGAGAGACAACACCGCCGTCCTCCTCCAGAACGGGCTGCTGCTTCTGGGCACGGCAGACAAGCAGCTGCGCAGGCTTGAGCGGAGCCACCTGGCGTGGGGAGGACGACGATCTTGCGGAGGCGGCGGTGAGGGCGTGGTGGTGGAGGAAACAGGAGGTGGAAGCCATTGTTGGAGGCTGTAAGTGAATGAGAAGGAGGATTTGGAAGTGGGTATAGAATAATGTGTGGAGTTCGTGAGATTTTTGTTGCTGTTTATGTGAGTTTTGGGTTTGTGTGGAGGAAAATGGTCGGCGNTCAACATGCAAAATTCAATGCGACCCACTCGGAATTTTCGTACCTGGGTCGGTGGTGGCCCGCTAATAATTTCAGTAAGTCATTTCCCGTTGATGTTCTTGGAATCCCGTAATTTTTTACTTCTCTCATCGTCTACTGTTTTTATCACTCGTTTTTGTGTAGTGCTTAACGGAGTTTTTTCAGAACCCACTTTCATCTATCTGTTCTTCAGTTTCTTCCTTGAAGACCCATTAATTTCCTGCTCTTGGTTTGTGTTCTCGAGTTCCATTTTAGATTTTGGTGATTTTCTGCttgttttgcttctttttcagGATGATTCcatcttttaatttgtttgtttgatgctTAAATGGGGTTAAATGCTGCTAGCTTGTTTTACTTCACAGTTGTTGTAGAtttgatctttctctttttgtttacttttgcTGTAATCTTGGTAGCATCCTGTTAATCTCTTACATATTGTTTCATCCTCCTCTGTCTCTTGAAGATTCTATTTCGTTTTATCTTGCATTACCACGCTGAATATTTGGATGAATCTGAAGATTTTGATGCTTGAATGAGATTTGGATTGCTTTTGATCTTGACTTGGTATCCTCCTCCTGGGTGGATTAAAATGTTGGATGCTATgggccagtagatattgtcgtgtttaggctttcccttccggagtccccttaaggtttttagaatgcatttgctagggagaggtttccacacccttataaagaaagtttcattctcctcttcaaccgatgtgggatcttacaatctaccctttcggggcccagcgttctcactgacactcattcccttctccaatcgacgtgtgACTCctcaatccacctctcttctAGGCCCtttgtccttgctggcacactggcacactgcctcttgtccactccccttcggggctcagcctcctcactaacacatcgcccagtgtctagctccattaccatttataacagttcaagcccaccgctagccgatatgaCTGTTATGCATTTTTGAGTGGAAAGTTTTGGCAAGGAGCTTGGACCTTGATTTGCTCCTTTACTCATATGATTAATCTCATGCATCCTATTGACtattattgttcttattttgtgtttgtttatatttttatcaatctGCCTTCTTGGTGAATAACAGCTCAGTCCTTAACTTTGgctcctttttcttgttttttcttctctgaagCACAAGAACGATGTCTGAGAATGTAACTGCTAAGGATCTTCCTCAGAATTTTTCTGAAGCTCCTGCTGAACGTGGTCATAAGGCAGAATCAGTATCGTCATCAAGTTCAGTGCCTGGTCGGGACAAGCGGATATTTGGACGAAAAAAGTCCGTTCACCATCTTCTCGGGGGCGGAAAATGTATATCCTTATTTATAtgttcttagttttttttcatcttctatAATCTTTTTCATGTCATGAATCATATTActtcattttgatttctctGCTGATCAAATATTTGTAGCTGCTGATGTGCTGCtatggaagaacaagaaaatctCAGCTAGTGTTTTGACTAGTGCAACTATTATTTGGATACTGTTTGAATGGCTTAGTTACCACTTCTTGACTATTGTTTGCTTTGCTCTGGTTCTTGGTATGTTGTTTCAGTTTATATGGACAAATACCTCAGGATTTCTGGACAGGTGATTGGAAAATAGACGTTTATGCCATTGTTTCCCATTGACTTCAATGCATTTTCTGGTTTAACAAATGCTGATGCATTCTGTAACATGTTTCGTGCACTGCAGAACATCGTCTAATGTTCCTCACCTCGATCTTCCTGAGGAACTATTTGTCGAAATTGCTGTCTCATTTGGTGCCGAGGCTAACCGAGCTCTTCATTTTCTCCAAGATATTGCTTGTAATGGAGATTTGAAACAATTCCTTGGGGTATGCTATCATATTTTATGTACTACTTTTGCAATTTTGTGCATTTCTAAAGGTCATTagttgtaatagcccaagttcaccgctaacggatattgttctctttaagcttttttccctttcgggtttcccttcaaggttttaaaacgcatctgttagggagaggtttccacagccttgtaaacaatgttttgttcccctctccaaccaatgtgggatctcacaatccaccccccttcggggcctagtgtcctcgttggcactcgttctcctctccaatcgatgtgggatctcacaatccaccttcctttagggcccaacatcctcgctggaacaccgcttggtgttcacctcccttcggggcctagtgtcctcgttggcactcgttctcctctccaatcgatgtgggatctcacaatccacctcccttcaaggcccaacatcctcgctggaacaccgcttggtgtccaccccccttcggggctcaacctctgtaacgacccagatccactgcgggcagatattgtcctctttgggctttcccttttgggcttcccctcgaggctttaaaacgcgtctgctaggggaaggtttccacacccttataaatggtggtttgttctcctccccaaccaatgtgggacatcacaacctccttgttgacacaccccccggtgtctagctttgataccatttgtaactgacCAAGCTcatcactagcaaatattgtcctctttcagttttttcttccgtgcttcccctcaagattttaaaactcgCCTATTAGGGATAAGttttcacgcccttataaagaatggttcgttcccctctccaaccgatgtgggatctcaaattAGTATTCTCTGCACTAGACATTCATATATGAGTATTTCAGTTCAAgaccttgattttgaataaatacGAGCATCAACTTTCTGTTATTGATCTTAAACACATAGCTCCCCTCACCTCTCACCTTAGGTGCATGCCTGAGGTTGCCTTGGAAACACTGATGGTAGCATTCTAAAGGGGATCAGCTTAAAACCATGAACCATCTGTATCAATGAATGCCATTACTCAACAATAGACATGAgtggtaaaagaaaagaagacatgcacccaccgctagcagatattgtccattttagttcgttatgtatcgctgtcagcctcacgatttaaaaacgcatctattagggagatgtttccatacccttataaagaatgtttcattccactctccaaccaatgtgggacctcacaatccccccttttggggtccagcgtcctcgctggcacatcgctcgatgcttggctctaataccatttgtaacagcccaagcccaccgctaatagatattttccgctttagcccgttacgtatcaccgtcagcctcacgattttaaaacgcgtctactaaggagaggtttccacacttttataagaaatgattcgttcccctctccaaccgatgtggaatctcactcGACATTTGAAAAATCCTCTCTATCTTTCCTGAACTTGCTGCTGATTCAGGAAGCGATATATGCAACTAATATGTTAGTTGAAAATATGAACACCAAACACATTGGACATATAAGTATGGTGGCTTAGTTCTGCAAGAATCTGCTATAATTGGATGGagtttctttgattataacTCTCTAGGAACTTGctgttttgattttcttgtagaTGCTTCTTTAATGTGAATATGTTTTCAGGCTGTAGTAAGCTTGTGGGCTGGTGCTGTGATTAGTAGCTGGTCCAATTTCATTACTGTCTTGTATGTTGGTAAGTGGCTTCAGATTCAGCATCTCAAAACATTTacatctttaatttctttgatcaTATTATTTACTTACAACCAGTAGGATTCATTCTGGGTTGTCCAAATATTAATCTACAGTCCTAGAGGGGATGACCTGCAGATATATCTGTTTCAAACTATGATGGCTGCTTACTTACCACTAAAGTgtatgtgtgagatcccacatcggttggagaggagaacgaaacgttctttataagggtgtggaaacctctctctagcagacacgttttaaaaaccttgaggggaagcccgaaaaggaaagctcaaagaggccaatatctgctagcggtgggcttgggccgttacaaatggtattagagataCATatcaggcgatgtgccagcaatgAAGCTGAgctccaaggggggtggacacaatgcggtgtgccaacaaggacgctaggccttaAAGGGGGGATGgatggggggtcccacattgattggagaagggaacaagtgctagcaaggacactaggccctgaagaggggtgaattgtgagatcccacattggttggggagaagaacgaaacattctttataagggtatggaaacctctctctaacagacgcggtttaaaaaacttgaggggaagcc
The window above is part of the Cucurbita pepo subsp. pepo cultivar mu-cu-16 unplaced genomic scaffold, ASM280686v2 Cp4.1_scaffold000604, whole genome shotgun sequence genome. Proteins encoded here:
- the LOC111785628 gene encoding reticulon-like protein B8 → MSENVTAKDLPQNFSEAPAERGHKAESVSSSSSVPGRDKRIFGRKKSVHHLLGGGKSADVLLWKNKKISASVLTSATIIWILFEWLSYHFLTIVCFALVLGMLFQFIWTNTSGFLDRTSSNVPHLDLPEELFVEIAVSFGAEANRALHFLQDIACNGDLKQFLGAVVSLWAGAVISSWSNFITVLYVGFVAAHTLPILYEKYEDEVDTFAFNVFDQLCGHFQKLDSNVLSKIPRGGPLPEKKHE
- the LOC111785627 gene encoding oxygen-evolving enhancer protein 2, chloroplastic, with the protein product MASTSCFLHHHALTAASARSSSSPRQVAPLKPAQLLVCRAQKQQPVLEEDGGVVSRRLALTVLIGAAALGSKVSPADAAYGEAANVFGKPKSNTDYLPYNGDGFKLSIPSKWNPSKEREFPGQVLRYEDNFDANSNLSVIINPTDKKSIKDYGSPEEFLAQVDYLLGKQAYFGKTASEGGFDPDAVATANVLESSVSEVGGQPYYYLSVLTRTADGDEGGKHQLITATVKDGKLYICKAQAGDKRWFKGARKFVEGATSSFSVA